ATGTCCATTGTGTTGCGCGGAGCGTCAGATCTGTCTAATTTGCGTAAAAATAACTCTATATCAGATGCCTTATATACACGGTAGTTGTTTATAGGATTTCTCCTGGCGTTAAGCTTGCCTTTTTTATCCCAGTTTCTTAGGGTTAGGGGTGTAACACCTAGCATGTATGCCGCTTCTCCTACAGTATAGTATTGTTTTCCAATTAACTTTCTTGAGTTTTTCATAATAATATTTATCCCTCATATAAAACTGATACTGCTTGAATTTCGGTGAAAATCACATAACAGCGAAAATTTTATTAATATTAAAAATGTCGCAAGACAGTT
This portion of the Candidatus Spechtbacterales bacterium genome encodes:
- a CDS encoding MerR family DNA-binding transcriptional regulator, coding for MKNSRKLIGKQYYTVGEAAYMLGVTPLTLRNWDKKGKLNARRNPINNYRVYKASDIELFLRKLDRSDAPRNTMDIV